Sequence from the Burkholderia cepacia genome:
CCCATGTACGGAGACCTTGAAGACAAAATTCAGACTGACATAAAGGAAAAGCATTACCAGGTGATCGAGTATCGGATTGGCACGTCGTTCTTTCCGTTCGTCCAGAAAGGTGATGCGGTCTATCTTGATGGAAAGGTGATTGCGAAAAAGGACGACTCCTTCCGGTATTTCGGGCGCGGGTATTACCGGGTGAACCGCAAGCTGTTTTACATCGGAAGGCAGTTCGGCAATGCTCCGGCTAATGGTGAAATCAGAATTTATGTAGAAGACCGAAGCAAAGCGAAGCCTGGCGATTTCCCGCCGAACGTCATGTTCTGTCCTGTAGCCGCGCATGCAGACATACTCGAAACTTCGGATGGCCTTCGTGTCGAGAGCCTCGTGTACGACAACTGAGAGACCAGAGTAAAAATCACAGGGTGTGATTAAAACGATCGGATTATTCAGTTGTGGTCCGGTGGCCTTCATCGAGAACCCATATAACTCGATCCTCATTGCCATTAGATTGCGATTCCGGTGCGGGTGCATGACGCAGCCCGAGCACGTCGAGATACGTGTCGAGCGAGCGTTGTGCAGATTCGGCAACCAGTCGCGTGATGTCGCCGTAATCGCCACTCACGCATGCTTTGTCGAGCGCGTCGTAGTAGGCAAGGCGATCCTCTTTGCGGATGATCGCGGGCGGATAGCCCGCCTTCATCAACTCGAAGTTGAGCAGCAGCCGCCCCGTCGGCCCGTTGCCATCAATGAACGGATGAATCTTCATGAATCGCGTGTGCAGTTCCGCCGCCCGCTCGACCGGATGCATGTCTCCGGCCGCCTCATTCCAGTCGATCAGCGCGGCCATAGCGACAGCCAGATGCATGAAATCCGGCGGGGTTGTACTCGCGCCCGCGATCACCACGTTTTCGCGGCGATACCGGCCCGCTTCTTCAGCATCGATGCCCTTCAACACGAGACTGTGGATGTTGCGAATCTGCCATTCCGACAGTGCTTCCGCTTTCGCCACGATGTCCTCGACATAGACGATCGCGTCACGATGGTTTGTCGCCTCGAAGTGCTCGCGAAGGGATTTTCCGCCGACCGTGATGCCTTCGAGCACCACCTTGGTTTCTCGCAGCGTCAGCGTGTTGCCCTCGATCGCGTTCGAATGATACGTCCACTCGAGCAACAACTTTTCGCGCAGCGAGGCAATCGTGTGCTGCGGCAGCGGGCGCGCAGCGTCGAGCGTCGCCTTGTCGGCGTCGATCGCGTTCAGCAGCGCGGCGGTTTGATTCGGCATTTGCGTCTCAGAGAGAGCTCAATTGAGGAACAGGATATATCCCTAATGGGGATGGTCAAGAGGGCTTTCGCTTTTGCTGCCATTGCAGGATATCAAGCACATACGATGGGCCCATATCGGGCATTGTGCGTGCGTCATGGAAGTCATCCGGCAGAAGCCATTTGTCCAGCGCGCGACCGGCGATTCAGCCGCGCTGCGAACTCCGCCCGCGTCATACCCAGCCGATTCATCGCCACGCGCAACAGTTCCTGCTGCGGGAGTGCCGCGAGATCTTCCTCGATCTGGGCGGTCTCCGACACGCGCATGCCACATGTGAATCCGAGCAGCAGCACGAGTATGTCGCGCTCAAGATGTCGGCTCTTCGCGTCGGTGACGTGCAGTGCCCAAGATTTAGAGCGACGCCGACCCGCGCCGTAATGAAAAAGAAAGCATGTTACCGAATGGCCGGCTCGAACTGGTTCAGTGCGCGCGCAAACGTTTCACTTTCGGCCAAATCGGGCGGATAATGGCGACGCGCGGCAACGTCGAACAAATACAGCGAACCTGAGAGCACACGCGTCGTGAAAAAAACCGGATCTGCCGCGATGCCGATACGAGGTCGGCTGGCCGGTGCGCCGGATCGGGGTTGCCCGGTCCGGCGCGCGCCGGACACGCGCCTTCTCGCCTGTATCATTCAATGCCCGTATCGTTTTCGCCCTGGTGCGCCGGGCATCCGATGCACCGCGCCCCGAACAAAGCGCTTCCCGTTTTCCGAATTGCACTGATAATGGCGGCCCAGCGCGTGCGCTGCGAACAAAAAAGAACCTGAGAACCTGGATGATCGAAAGAAATAAAAGAATTGCCACTGTGCTGGCACGGGGGCTGGCGTGCCTGTGCGCCGGATTGGCGTTTTCCGGCGCGAGTTACGCGCTGGATGGCAAGGAATGGGACCTGATGGCCGCGATGGGCGATTACGCGGTGAAGAAGACGCCGCAGAACATGGCGCGCGTCAAGGCGCTGCTGAAGCGGGGCGCCCGCCCGTACAACAAGACGGCCACGCAGCCGTCCGCGATGCCGGATGAGGAACTGACGCCGATGGGCCTCGCTGTCGTCAGCGGGGTGCCTGACGTGGTGGGGTTGTTCCTCGCGTCCGGGGTCGCAGTCAATATGCCGATGTCGCCGGGCGGCCCGACGCTGCTGACGTACACGATCGGCAACCTGTCGCTTGGCGAGGCCAAGCCGGAGCAGATCGAAACGGTGCGACTGCTGATCGACGCCGGCGCGGACGTCAACGTGATCGCGCCGAACGGCGAAACGCCGCTCGAGACGGCCGCGAGCGCCTACACGCCTTCGCTCGAGCTGGTCCGGATGCTGCTGAAGGCCGGCGCCAACCCGCGCGCCGCCGACCCGAGCGGCCGCACGATCCTGTTCGGTCGCGCCGCCTCTGATCTCGCGATGCTGAAGACGCTGGTCGACGGCGGCGCGGACCCCTATGCGCATTCAAATTCCGGGGCGTCGCCGCTGACCTTCGTCTGTGAGCGGCGCTACGAACTCAACGGCCAGCCCGACCCAACGGCGGCCGAGCGCATCGCGATCCTGCACAAGCCCGGCACGCCGGTCGAACCCCCGAGGCCCGCGCGCCCGGCCAAGAGCGTCCCGACGCCGTTGCTCTACGCGGCAATGGCGCACAACCCCGATTGCGTCAAGGCGCTGCTCGAAGCGGGCGCGAATCCCGACGCGCCGGCAATGAGCGGCGACGTCGACGGCAGCGACTATGCAGGCAGCGTGCGCGAGGTCGTGGCGCGCAAGGCGAAGTCCGCGCCGGATCTGGTCGACGCCGCGGCCGCTGCGCTGATCGAGCGGGCGCCGCGCCAGTAATCGCACGGCCTTGCGCGATGCGCTGTCGACGGGTTGCCCGATCGCGGCGGCGCGGAGCGATGCCGCCTGCGTGCGCGCAAGGCCTCCGTCCTTCGTCGGCGCTGTCGCGCCGATTTTTTGCAGTGGTATTCAACTACGGAGAAACCAGACCATGAAACGAGTGGCACTTGCCGCGCTTGCCCTGACGATCGCATCGGGCGCATTCGCCGCCAAAGGCGAAATCAAGGTGTCGGCCGAGCAGATGATTGCGGCCTACACGGGTGCGGGCGGCGACAAGTACTTCGACAAGCCGATTGCGCTGACCGGCACGTTGCTCGGCTTCCAGCAGGGCTTCACGGGCGCGACGTTTGCCGAGATCGGAGAAGGCGAGGACGCCGAGCAGGCCGTGCGCGCGACCTTCGCCGACTCGGTGAACGAGCAGAAGGCGCAACGCCTGGTCGGCAAGCAGGTCACACTGCACTGCCGCGCGGACGTCGCATCGGGCATCGCGACGGCGAGCAACTGCCGACTGAAATGACGCACGGGGCGGCGGGTTTCGGCCCGTCGCTCCGCGCGCAGAACGACGCGGCCCCGACAGGCCGGCCGCGTCTCCCTCCCTTCCCATGCGTCACTCGACGTCTTCGTCGTCCACGAATTCGTCCCCTTCATCGTCCCGGTCCCGCCCCGGCGCCGCATACGCGCTCGCCTGCTCGAGCAGCCAGCCGCGAAACAGCTCCAGCGGCTTGCTGTGGCTGAACTCCGTCGGATACACGAGGTAGTACGCGGAATCGCCGACCGTCGCCGCGTCGCATGGCACGACCAGGCCGAGCTGCTGCAACTGTTCCTCGACGAAGAATTTCGGCACGAGCGCGACGCCGAGCCCGGCCGCGGCCGCGCTGATCAGCATCGTATGCAGCTCGTAGCGCACGCCCTGCATCGTGCGGATGTCCTCGACGCCGTGCGTCTCGAACCACTGCGCCCACGCGCCGGGGCGCGTCGTCGAGTGCAGCAGCGGGTAGGCGAGCAGATCCTCGACGCGCTCGACGGGCCCGTCGAGCAGCGCGGGCGAGCAGATCGGCACGACTTCCTCGCCGAACAGGTAGTCGGACGACGTACCGGGCCAGGTCGGCTTGCCGTAGTGGATCGCGGCCTCGAAGTGCGTGTCCTCGAACGAGAACAGGTCGGTGCGGCTGCCCATGTTCACGCGCACGTCGGGCGTGCGGTCGTAGAAGCTCTTGATGCGCGGGATCAGCCAGTGCGACGCGAAGGTCGGCAGCACCGCCAGCTCCAGGTAGCCGCCGCCGCTGCCGTGCGCGATGATCGACAGCGTGTCGCGGTCGAGCGCCTCCAGCGCGCGGCGCACCTGCGTGCCGTAGAGCTTGCCGGCGCGCGTCAGCACGACGCGCTGCTTCACGCGCGCGAACAGCCGCACGCCGAGGCTGGCTTCCAGCGTCGCGATCTGTCGCGAAACCGCGCTTTCGGTCAGGAACAGCTCCTTGGCCGCGTGCGTGAAGCTCTCGTGACGCGCGGCGGCTTCGAAAGCCACGAGCGCGCCCATGTTGGGGATCTTGAATTTACGCATGATGCTCGTTTCGTCTGACGAACAGGGCCGCGCCGCGCGGGGGCGGAAGGCGGGCGAGGAACGGCTGATAATTCCAAAAACTCATCACGTATCAATTTAATCTCGCTTTACGCCCGGCTGCAACCCTTTGAATAATGCTCCCCACGCAAGGCCAGGCGCCCGCTGGGCGGCCGGCCGACGAGTTGCCGGCACGTTTGCCGGCGGTCCCCCGAGAGACGAGAATCCTGATGCGCAATCCGAATATCGAGAGCTTGCTGACGAAGCTGCTGGGACAGGCGAAGACCGACGCCCTGTTCTCGACCCTGAACATGCCGGCCATCCTCGAAGAATGGGAAGACGGCGTCGTGACGCGCGCGGAAATCGCGCAGGCGATGAACATGGCGCTGTTCGAAGGGCTGCTCGAGCGTTCGGCGAACGGCCGCGCGTACACGGCCGACGCGATCGAAAGCGGCGGCTCGGTCTATTTCGACCACGGCGCGCTGCGCACGGTGCGCTGGCCGCACACGGGTGCGCTGCCGCCGGGCGAGGCCGCGTTCACGCGCATCCTGCGTCCGCTCGGCTTCCGCCTGAACGGCCGTTACCCGCTCGACAAGCTCGGCATGACGGGCCGCGCGTATGCGCATGAAGACGCGCCGGACGAAATCGCGCAGTTCTTCGTCAGCGAACTGCACCCGGAGCGTTTCTCGAAGGAATTCCAGCAGGCCGTGACGAACGTCGTCAGCTCGTCGCGCGATCCGCTGTCGCCGGCGGCCGTCGCGCTGCTGTGGGAAGTCGAGCGCGAAGGCTGGCTGTCGCTGGAGGCCGCGCACGCGCTGCTGCCGGAGATCGTCGGTGCGTTCGCGCGCCAGCACGACCTGCCGAACGAGCTCGACTACGAGACGCTGCTGCTGGAATCGGCGGAAATGGCGTGGATCGCGACCGAAGGCAACGCGTTCAACCATGCGACCGACCGCGTGGCCGACGTGTTCAAGCTGTCCGACGACGAGAAGGCGAAGGGCCGGCCGATGAAGCCGGAAGTCGAGCGTTCGCGCTCGGGCCGCGTGTTCCAGACCGCCTATCGTGCCGACACCGTCGAGCGCGAGTTCCGCACGCGCGACGGCGGCACGGTGAAGCGCAACGTGCCGGGCTCGTTCTACGAGTTCATCACGCGCAAGCGCACCTTCGACCAGGCGGCGCGCCGCTGGGTGACCGACCTGCGTTTCGATGCGGGCAACGCGCAGGGCATCTTCAAGATGACGGCGAACGCGGCGAAATAATCGTGAAGCGCGCAACTCCGATCGAAGTCGGGCAGGCGCTGCTCGACACGCTCGCGGCCGACCTGCGCACCGCGATGCGCGGCGAGGTGCGTTTCGATGCCGGCACGAAGGCGCTCTATGCGTCCGACGCGTCGAACTACCGGCAGGTGCCGCTCGGCGTCGTCGTGCCGGCCGACGCGGACGACCTTGCCGCGGCGCTCGGCGTGTGCCGGCGCTTCGACGTGCCGTTCCTGACGCGCGGCGGCGGCACGTCGCAGAACGGGCAGGGCGTGAACGTCGCGGTGGTCGCCGACGCGAGCAAGTACTTCAACCGCGTCGTGTCGGTCGATCCGGCCGCGCAGACGGCGCTCGTCGAGCCGGGCGTCGTGTGCGACACGCTGCGCGACGCGGCCGAGGCGCACGGCCTGACGTTCGCGCCGGACCCGGCGACCCACAGCCGCTGCACGCTCGGCGGGATGATCGCGAACAACTCGTGCGGCGCGCATTCGGTGATGGCCGGCAAGACGGTCGAGAACGTCGAGGCGCTCGAGATCCTCACTTATGACGGCGCGCGCTTCTGGGTCGGCCCGACGCCCGAGCACGAACTCGACGCGATCATCGCGGCAGGCGGCCGGCGCGGCGAGATCTACCGCCGCTTGCGCGACCTGCGCGACCGCTACGCGGAGCGCATCCGCAACGAGTTTCCGCAGATCAAGCGGCGCGTATCCGGCTTCAACCTCGACCAGCTCTTGCCGGAGAACGGCTTCAACGTCGCGCGCGCGCTGGTCGGCACCGAAGGCACGTGCGCGATCACGCTGCAGGCCAAGGTGCGGCTCGTGCACAGCCCGTCGTGCCGCGTGCTGCTCGTGCTCGGCTTTACCGACATCTTCACCGCGGCGGACGCGGTGCCGCATTACAACCGCTTCGCGCCGATCGCGATCGAGGGCCTCGACCGCGCGATCATCCGCGGGCTGCAGGCGCGCGGGCTGAAGGCCGACGAAATCGCGCTGCTGCCGCCGGGCGACGCGTGGGTCGTGCTGGAGTTCGGCGCGGACACCGTCGATGCGGCGCTCGCGCAGGCGCGTGAAGCCGAGGCGTATTTCAACGGCGGCGGCGCGGGGCCGGACGTGAGCGGCTTCGTCGTCACGGAGAAGGCGAAGCAGCAGAAGATCTGGTCGATCCGCGAAACCGGCGCGTCGGCCGTTGCGCTGTCGGTCGATCCGTCCAAGCCCGATCCGGTCGCCGGCTGGGAGGACGCGGCCGTCGATCCGCTGCGGCTCGGCGATTACCTGCGCGCGTTCCAGGCGCTCGTCGACCGCTACGGTTACGAAACCTGCCTGTACGGGCATTTCGGCGACGGCTGCGTGCATGCGCGGATCACGTTCGACCTGCGCAGCGCGGAAGGCGTGCAGGTGTGGCGCGGCTTCCTGCGCGAGGCCGCGCAGCTCGTGGTGGACTTCGGCGGCTCGCTGTCCGGCGAGCATGGCGACGGCCAGGCGAAGGCCGAGTTCCTGCCGATCATGTACGGCCCGGAGCTGATGCAGGCGATGGCCGAGTTCAAGGCGATCTGGGACCCGGCGAACCGGCTGAACCCCGGCAAGGTGATCAACGCGTACCGCGCCGACGAGAACCTGCGGCTCGGCCCCGGGTACAAGCCGGTGACGCTGCAGACGAAGCTGACCTTCGCGAGCCCCGAGGGCGACGGGATGCAGCGCGAGATCGAGCGCTGCATCGGCATGGGCAAGTGCCGCTCGCTCGACGGCGGCACGATGTGCCCGAGCTATCGCGCGACGCGCGAGGAGAAGTTCTCGACGCGCGGCCGCGCGCACCTGTTCTGGGAGATGCTGCAGGGCGACGTGATCAAGGACGGCTGGAACAGCGCCGAGGTCAAGGAAGCGCTCGATGCATGCCTCGGGTGCAAGGGCTGCAAGTCCGATTGCCCGACGCATACCGACATGGCGTCGTACAAGGCGGAATTCATGTCGCACTACTACGAAACGCATCGCCGGCCGCGGCAGGCGATGTTCATGGGGAGGATCGGACAATGGGCGCCGCTGGCGAGCCGTTTTCCTCGGCTTACGAATTTTATGACCTCGACCCCGCCCTTGGCGCGTATCGGCAAGTGGCTCGCGGGCATCGCGCCGCAGCGGGCGCTGCCGGCGTTCGCGCCGCGTCCGTTCCGGGCGATCGCGAAGCGGCAAGGGATCGGGCAGCGCACGAACGTGTCGCCGGCCCGCGACAAGGTGATTCTGTGGGTTGATACGTTCAACGAGCATTTCTCGCCCGACATCGCGGCGGCCGCGGTCGACGTGCTGAGCGCGCTCGGCTACGACGTGACGTTGCCGAAAAAGCGCCTGTGCTGCGGCCGGCCGCTGTACGACTACGGCCTGCTCGACGAGGCGCGCGCGCTGCTGCGCACGGCGGTCGACGAACTGGCCGGCGAGATCGGCGCGGGCGTGCCGGTCGTCGGGCTCGAGCCCGGCTGCCTGTCGGTGTTCAAGGACGAACTGCTGAAGCAGCTTCCCGACGAACCGCTCGCGAAGCGCCTCGCCGCGCAGACGTTCCTGTTCTCCGATTTCGTCGCGCAGGCGGAGTTCGCGTGGCCGCGGCTCGACGCGGACGTGGTCGTCCACGGGCACTGCCATCAGAAATCGCTGTTCGGGATGCAGGGAGAAACCGCGCTGCTCGACAAACTCGGCGTGCGCTGGACACTGCTCGACACGGGCTGCTGCGGGATGTCGGGGTCGTTCGGCTTCAACGAGGACCATTACGACCTGTCGATGAAGATCGGCGAAGGCAAGCTGCTGCCGCTCGTGCGGCAGGCGAGCGCGGATGCAATCGTCGTCACCAACGGCTTCAGCTGCCGCGAGCAGATCGAGCAGGGCGCGGGCCGCGCGCCGCTGCACATCGCGCAGCTCGCGAAGCGGGCGCTCGGGGTGTGACGGACGGCGTCGACGCCGGCAAAGCGTCGACGTCCGCGCGTCAGAACGGCATCTCGTCGAGCGGGAAGGCCGACTGCTGACGTTTCAGCTCCTTCAGCCAACGCTTCAGGCTCCCGACGTCGTCGAACAGCGGCATCTCTTCCTTCAGATTGCGAATGTCCTGCTCGCGCCCGACGATTTCACGCGCGAGAATGACCAACACCGTGTCGGGAGAGACTTCGACGTACGGAGAAAGTCCGTAGGCGAATCTGAGGTGGGATTCCACGTGCCGGATTTCCTGGTCGAGTTCGGCGACTTGCTCCTTGAGTATCTTGTTGTAGTGCTTCAGGCGATCTTCGCTGATTTGGTTGATCGTGTGCTGGTCGATGTGCTCGAGTTCGAGCTGCAGTTCCAGCAGTTTCAGCAGATCGTTCCTGTCGTAAGCCTGGTTCACGCGCTGCATCAGCGAAGTCTTGCGCTCGCGCTCCAGCGGGTCGGGCTCCCGATCGGGATGGAGCACGCTCGCCAGCTTGCGATAGACGTCGCGGATCGACTGGCTCAGCGCGACCTGTTCGGCTTGCTGTTGCGACTCCTTCGCAAGCTGCTTCGCCGTTTTTTGCCGTTCGGCCCGCCGCGCTTCCCGCGCCCGCTTGTTGGCCTCGTCCCGAGCCTGCTGTTGCTCCAGCTTCGCCCGAACGTGTTGCAGGACTTCGTCATGCGCGCTCATGTCGAGATCGTCGTCGAGCTCGACGCCGAGCATCGCTTCCAGCTCGGCCTTCATCGTCGCGAATCCGGCGGCGATTTCGTCGTCGTAGTCGGTCCCGCGATGCCGGTTGTAGAGGATCTTCAACTGCGCGTCGTCGCTGACGTCGAGCAGGTCGCCGGCGAGGCTGGAGAGCAGCGTCGAGAGCGTGCGTTGCTCGGCCTTGGTCAAGCCTTTCCGGCCGCTTGCCTCGTCGAGCCGGAAAGCCATCGTGGTGCGCAGCTCCGTCCACGCGCGTTCGAGCGGCAACAGCTCGTCGACATATCGCTTCTGGAACGCGGGCATGACGTGCTCCCATGCCGACAGGCGCTTGCGGCGCTTCTCGATTTGCTTGATCAGCGCGTTGAACGCCTTTTGCCCCTTGGACAGGACGGTCTTGCCGGAGCCCGGCGCGATGCTGACGGACCGGCTGTTTGTGCGGGGCATGGCTGTTCCTCCTGGTGGCTGCGGTGCATGAAACAAAGGGGCCATTCTAGCGCCTGAACGGCTGACGCTCGCAGTCTGCCGGATTGCGCGTTCGCCGCGACTTGATGACTATTGCGCACAACATAGTTCCGATATTTCGTTTGCTGCACGGGTATTGGCTACCCACAATCCATTCACCTCTTTCGCGATGAAAGGCTCCCGGAGACGGCGCCGCGCTGCGCATCCGCTTCCCCCCAGACCGAAGGAATGCCCCGATGAAATTCCGAATTCGCTCTCTTTCCGGCGCGGCGCTGGCCGCGGCGACACTCGTGCTTCCCGCCGGCGCGGCCCACGCGCAGGAGACGGTCGTCAAGGTCGGCGTCGCCGGCCCGCTGACGGGCGGCGGCGCCGCGTACGGCAAGGACATCGAGAACGGCGTGCGCATGGCCGTCGACGAAGCGAACGCCGCGCATCCGACGGTGGGCGGCAAGCCCGTGAAGTTCGTCGTCGCGTCGCAGGACGACCAGAGCGATCCGCGCACCGGCGTGCAGGCCGCGCAGCAGCTCGCCGACGCGCAGGTGGCCGTCGTGATCGGCCACTTCAATTCGGGCACGACGCTGCCCGCGTCGAAGATCTACGCGAAGGCCGGCATTCCGATGATCACGCCGTCGGCGACCAATCCCGACATCACGCGTGCCGGGCTCGGCACCGTGTATCGCGTGATCGCGACCGATACGCAGAACGCGGGCAACGCGGGCGCCTATGCGGCGAGCGTGACCAAGGCGAAGCGCATCGCGATCATCGACGACCGCACCGCGTTCGGCCAGGGCGAGGCCGACGAATTCGAGAAGGCCGTGAAGGCGAACGGCGGCACGATCGTCGCGCGCGAATTCACGAACGACAAGGCAGTGGACTTCAGCGCGCAGCTCACGAAGATCAAGAGCACCAACGCCGATCTCGTGTTCTTCGGCGGCCTCGACGCGCAGGCCGCGATGCTCGTGAAGCGCATGCGCCAGCTCGGCATCCGCGCGCAGTTCCTCGCGGGCGGCGGCGTGATGAACGCGAACTTCATCAAGCTGGCCGGCAATGCGGCGGAAGGCGCGGCCGTGTGGGAATACGGGCAGCCGCTGTCGCGTCTCGCGAAAGGCAAGCAGTTCGAAACGAAATT
This genomic interval carries:
- a CDS encoding Fic family protein is translated as MPNQTAALLNAIDADKATLDAARPLPQHTIASLREKLLLEWTYHSNAIEGNTLTLRETKVVLEGITVGGKSLREHFEATNHRDAIVYVEDIVAKAEALSEWQIRNIHSLVLKGIDAEEAGRYRRENVVIAGASTTPPDFMHLAVAMAALIDWNEAAGDMHPVERAAELHTRFMKIHPFIDGNGPTGRLLLNFELMKAGYPPAIIRKEDRLAYYDALDKACVSGDYGDITRLVAESAQRSLDTYLDVLGLRHAPAPESQSNGNEDRVIWVLDEGHRTTTE
- a CDS encoding ankyrin repeat domain-containing protein — encoded protein: MRRIGVARSGARRTRAFSPVSFNARIVFALVRRASDAPRPEQSASRFPNCTDNGGPARALRTKKNLRTWMIERNKRIATVLARGLACLCAGLAFSGASYALDGKEWDLMAAMGDYAVKKTPQNMARVKALLKRGARPYNKTATQPSAMPDEELTPMGLAVVSGVPDVVGLFLASGVAVNMPMSPGGPTLLTYTIGNLSLGEAKPEQIETVRLLIDAGADVNVIAPNGETPLETAASAYTPSLELVRMLLKAGANPRAADPSGRTILFGRAASDLAMLKTLVDGGADPYAHSNSGASPLTFVCERRYELNGQPDPTAAERIAILHKPGTPVEPPRPARPAKSVPTPLLYAAMAHNPDCVKALLEAGANPDAPAMSGDVDGSDYAGSVREVVARKAKSAPDLVDAAAAALIERAPRQ
- a CDS encoding LysR family transcriptional regulator, with product MRKFKIPNMGALVAFEAAARHESFTHAAKELFLTESAVSRQIATLEASLGVRLFARVKQRVVLTRAGKLYGTQVRRALEALDRDTLSIIAHGSGGGYLELAVLPTFASHWLIPRIKSFYDRTPDVRVNMGSRTDLFSFEDTHFEAAIHYGKPTWPGTSSDYLFGEEVVPICSPALLDGPVERVEDLLAYPLLHSTTRPGAWAQWFETHGVEDIRTMQGVRYELHTMLISAAAAGLGVALVPKFFVEEQLQQLGLVVPCDAATVGDSAYYLVYPTEFSHSKPLELFRGWLLEQASAYAAPGRDRDDEGDEFVDDEDVE
- a CDS encoding DUF1338 domain-containing protein, with translation MRNPNIESLLTKLLGQAKTDALFSTLNMPAILEEWEDGVVTRAEIAQAMNMALFEGLLERSANGRAYTADAIESGGSVYFDHGALRTVRWPHTGALPPGEAAFTRILRPLGFRLNGRYPLDKLGMTGRAYAHEDAPDEIAQFFVSELHPERFSKEFQQAVTNVVSSSRDPLSPAAVALLWEVEREGWLSLEAAHALLPEIVGAFARQHDLPNELDYETLLLESAEMAWIATEGNAFNHATDRVADVFKLSDDEKAKGRPMKPEVERSRSGRVFQTAYRADTVEREFRTRDGGTVKRNVPGSFYEFITRKRTFDQAARRWVTDLRFDAGNAQGIFKMTANAAK
- a CDS encoding FAD-binding and (Fe-S)-binding domain-containing protein, giving the protein MKRATPIEVGQALLDTLAADLRTAMRGEVRFDAGTKALYASDASNYRQVPLGVVVPADADDLAAALGVCRRFDVPFLTRGGGTSQNGQGVNVAVVADASKYFNRVVSVDPAAQTALVEPGVVCDTLRDAAEAHGLTFAPDPATHSRCTLGGMIANNSCGAHSVMAGKTVENVEALEILTYDGARFWVGPTPEHELDAIIAAGGRRGEIYRRLRDLRDRYAERIRNEFPQIKRRVSGFNLDQLLPENGFNVARALVGTEGTCAITLQAKVRLVHSPSCRVLLVLGFTDIFTAADAVPHYNRFAPIAIEGLDRAIIRGLQARGLKADEIALLPPGDAWVVLEFGADTVDAALAQAREAEAYFNGGGAGPDVSGFVVTEKAKQQKIWSIRETGASAVALSVDPSKPDPVAGWEDAAVDPLRLGDYLRAFQALVDRYGYETCLYGHFGDGCVHARITFDLRSAEGVQVWRGFLREAAQLVVDFGGSLSGEHGDGQAKAEFLPIMYGPELMQAMAEFKAIWDPANRLNPGKVINAYRADENLRLGPGYKPVTLQTKLTFASPEGDGMQREIERCIGMGKCRSLDGGTMCPSYRATREEKFSTRGRAHLFWEMLQGDVIKDGWNSAEVKEALDACLGCKGCKSDCPTHTDMASYKAEFMSHYYETHRRPRQAMFMGRIGQWAPLASRFPRLTNFMTSTPPLARIGKWLAGIAPQRALPAFAPRPFRAIAKRQGIGQRTNVSPARDKVILWVDTFNEHFSPDIAAAAVDVLSALGYDVTLPKKRLCCGRPLYDYGLLDEARALLRTAVDELAGEIGAGVPVVGLEPGCLSVFKDELLKQLPDEPLAKRLAAQTFLFSDFVAQAEFAWPRLDADVVVHGHCHQKSLFGMQGETALLDKLGVRWTLLDTGCCGMSGSFGFNEDHYDLSMKIGEGKLLPLVRQASADAIVVTNGFSCREQIEQGAGRAPLHIAQLAKRALGV
- a CDS encoding J domain-containing protein yields the protein MPRTNSRSVSIAPGSGKTVLSKGQKAFNALIKQIEKRRKRLSAWEHVMPAFQKRYVDELLPLERAWTELRTTMAFRLDEASGRKGLTKAEQRTLSTLLSSLAGDLLDVSDDAQLKILYNRHRGTDYDDEIAAGFATMKAELEAMLGVELDDDLDMSAHDEVLQHVRAKLEQQQARDEANKRAREARRAERQKTAKQLAKESQQQAEQVALSQSIRDVYRKLASVLHPDREPDPLERERKTSLMQRVNQAYDRNDLLKLLELQLELEHIDQHTINQISEDRLKHYNKILKEQVAELDQEIRHVESHLRFAYGLSPYVEVSPDTVLVILAREIVGREQDIRNLKEEMPLFDDVGSLKRWLKELKRQQSAFPLDEMPF
- a CDS encoding branched-chain amino acid ABC transporter substrate-binding protein, whose translation is MKFRIRSLSGAALAAATLVLPAGAAHAQETVVKVGVAGPLTGGGAAYGKDIENGVRMAVDEANAAHPTVGGKPVKFVVASQDDQSDPRTGVQAAQQLADAQVAVVIGHFNSGTTLPASKIYAKAGIPMITPSATNPDITRAGLGTVYRVIATDTQNAGNAGAYAASVTKAKRIAIIDDRTAFGQGEADEFEKAVKANGGTIVAREFTNDKAVDFSAQLTKIKSTNADLVFFGGLDAQAAMLVKRMRQLGIRAQFLAGGGVMNANFIKLAGNAAEGAAVWEYGQPLSRLAKGKQFETKFRQKYGVDMLAYAPFAYDATWIAINAMQKANSTKPADFNGALKGTRYDGITGTIAFTNTGDLKNPSSTLYEVKNAAWQPVTTKSAD